One window from the genome of Paraconexibacter algicola encodes:
- a CDS encoding TetR/AcrR family transcriptional regulator — MAAQLTDQSGSTQSGPRRRRDADASREAILDAARDAFARDGYDGAAMGRIAADAGVSSALPAYFFGDKDGLYEAVVGRELDAREAALRPVADRVRALVADARRPLDDATLRRALAAIVGGYVGFLAERPAFVRLMAWEALNEGRRIGPARPPHSTAVQDALDVVLDGLAVPWPPAARRQLLVTTVGLCFFPDAHADTMLAGLGIDATAPRWRAARVRHVVDVLAAALRDRP; from the coding sequence ATGGCCGCGCAACTTACTGATCAATCAGGAAGTACGCAATCCGGTCCGCGGCGGCGCCGTGACGCCGACGCGAGCCGCGAGGCGATCCTCGACGCGGCCCGCGACGCGTTCGCTCGCGACGGCTACGACGGTGCCGCGATGGGACGGATCGCCGCCGACGCCGGCGTGTCGTCGGCCCTGCCCGCCTACTTCTTCGGGGACAAGGACGGGCTCTACGAGGCCGTCGTCGGCCGCGAGCTCGACGCGCGCGAGGCGGCGCTGCGCCCGGTCGCCGACCGCGTGCGGGCGCTCGTCGCCGACGCCCGCCGGCCGCTGGACGACGCCACCCTGCGCCGCGCGCTGGCGGCGATCGTCGGCGGGTACGTCGGCTTCCTGGCCGAGCGGCCCGCGTTCGTCCGGCTGATGGCCTGGGAGGCGCTCAACGAGGGGCGGCGGATCGGTCCCGCGCGTCCTCCCCACTCCACCGCGGTGCAGGACGCGCTCGACGTCGTCCTCGACGGGCTCGCGGTGCCCTGGCCGCCCGCCGCGCGACGCCAGCTGCTCGTCACCACGGTCGGGCTGTGCTTCTTCCCCGACGCGCACGCCGACACGATGCTCGCTGGGCTCGGCATCGACGCGACCGCGCCGCGCTGGCGCGCCGCGCGCGTGCGGCACGTGGTCGACGTCCTCGCGGCGGCGCTGCGCGACCGCCCCTGA
- the ilvE gene encoding branched-chain-amino-acid transaminase — translation MSRASHTGRSVAHVDGVWFDDARDATIGVLDHGLLYGDGVFEGIRFYGPEPFALDAHLRRLRASARALVLDVPWSDEELGALCRETARRTGLQDGYIRLVVTRGMGALGVSPASCERPSLILIGAPLALYPAQALEQGVDVVTSSLRRAASDALPPQVKSLNYLTNVLASIEARRQGAHEALLLDAEGRVAECTADNLFVVHDGVARTPPATDGALRGITRDHVVGLLDAAGVPVIEASLVLADVWTADEAFMTGTGAEVVAIRSVDGRPFPAAPGPLTRRAQELFAASVRAG, via the coding sequence ATGTCCCGAGCATCGCACACCGGCCGGTCGGTCGCCCACGTCGACGGCGTCTGGTTCGACGACGCGCGCGACGCGACGATCGGGGTCCTGGACCACGGGCTCCTCTACGGCGACGGCGTCTTCGAGGGCATCCGCTTCTACGGGCCGGAGCCGTTCGCGCTCGACGCGCACCTCCGTCGGCTGCGCGCGAGCGCCCGGGCGCTGGTCCTCGACGTCCCCTGGAGCGACGAGGAGCTGGGCGCGCTCTGCCGCGAGACCGCCCGGCGCACCGGACTGCAGGACGGCTACATCCGCCTGGTCGTCACCCGCGGGATGGGCGCCCTCGGCGTCTCGCCCGCCTCGTGCGAGCGTCCGTCGCTGATCCTGATCGGCGCGCCGCTGGCGCTCTACCCGGCGCAGGCGCTGGAGCAGGGGGTGGACGTCGTGACGAGCTCGCTGCGGCGCGCGGCCTCCGACGCGCTCCCTCCGCAGGTCAAGTCGCTGAACTACCTCACCAACGTGCTCGCCTCGATCGAGGCCCGCCGGCAGGGCGCGCACGAGGCGCTGCTGCTCGACGCCGAGGGCCGCGTCGCCGAGTGCACCGCCGACAACCTCTTCGTCGTGCACGACGGCGTCGCGCGCACCCCGCCCGCCACCGACGGCGCGCTGCGCGGCATCACCCGCGACCACGTCGTCGGCCTGCTCGACGCCGCCGGCGTCCCGGTGATCGAGGCCTCGCTCGTGCTCGCCGACGTCTGGACCGCCGACGAGGCGTTCATGACCGGCACCGGTGCGGAGGTCGTCGCGATCCGCAGCGTCGACGGCCGCCCGTTCCCCGCCGCGCCCGGCCCGCTGACCCGGCGCGCGCAGGAGCTCTTCGCCGCCTCCGTGCGCGCCGGCTGA
- a CDS encoding RNA polymerase subunit sigma-70, which produces MTTTTEPDLAARLERHRREIHVHCYRMTGSYEDAQDLTQEAFLRAWRRLEAPDGTPVDALRPWLYRIATNVCLDALARRQRTPGPEGTAEITWLQPYPDELLERAAADAAGEPEAVVFAKETVELAYLVAVQHLPPRSRAVLILRDVLGWSAKDTAALLDITVAAANSALQRARTMLQERLPERREEWSAEADEAERALVARYVRVSEEHDTEGLVALIREDGAWSMPPEPMLVRGNRQMMACWEQGGWGSAEFGDVRCRVTRANGSPAVAVYVRRPGDDAHRALAIDVLRIEDGLVAEIVTFVPAVFPWFGLPETL; this is translated from the coding sequence ATGACCACCACCACCGAGCCGGACCTCGCCGCGCGGCTGGAGCGCCACCGCCGCGAGATCCACGTCCACTGCTACCGCATGACCGGGTCCTACGAGGACGCGCAGGACCTCACCCAGGAGGCGTTCCTGCGCGCCTGGCGGCGCCTCGAGGCACCGGACGGCACGCCCGTCGACGCGCTGCGCCCGTGGCTCTACCGCATCGCCACGAACGTCTGCCTCGACGCGCTCGCCAGGCGGCAGCGCACCCCGGGACCGGAGGGCACCGCCGAGATCACCTGGCTGCAGCCCTACCCCGACGAGCTGCTCGAGCGTGCCGCGGCGGACGCGGCCGGCGAGCCCGAGGCGGTCGTCTTCGCCAAGGAGACCGTCGAGCTCGCCTACCTCGTCGCCGTGCAGCACCTGCCGCCGCGCTCGCGCGCCGTGCTGATCCTGCGCGACGTGCTCGGCTGGTCCGCCAAGGACACCGCCGCGCTGCTCGACATCACGGTCGCGGCGGCGAACAGCGCCCTGCAGCGCGCACGGACCATGCTCCAGGAGCGGCTTCCGGAGCGGCGCGAGGAGTGGTCCGCGGAGGCCGACGAGGCCGAGCGCGCGCTCGTCGCGCGGTACGTCCGCGTCAGCGAGGAGCACGACACCGAGGGGCTCGTGGCGCTCATCCGCGAGGACGGCGCCTGGTCGATGCCGCCCGAGCCGATGCTGGTCCGCGGCAACCGGCAGATGATGGCGTGCTGGGAGCAGGGCGGCTGGGGCTCCGCAGAGTTCGGCGACGTCCGTTGCCGCGTCACCCGGGCCAACGGCAGCCCTGCCGTGGCCGTCTACGTGCGCCGCCCGGGCGACGACGCGCACCGGGCCCTGGCGATCGACGTGCTGCGCATCGAGGACGGGCTCGTCGCCGAGATCGTCACGTTCGTGCCCGCCGTCTTCCCCTGGTTCGGACTGCCCGAGACGCTCTGA
- a CDS encoding ABC-F family ATP-binding cassette domain-containing protein — protein MPPPARNLVNLKDVRKGYGSRTVLDGVTLGVAEGERIGIVGRNGDGKSTLLKLLAGIEEPDAGQLTRTGGVSTSVIAQADELDGTKTIREELVGGRADHEWMGDARFRDVLDGLLGGVAITRFPQGLDTVIGPLSGGERRRIGLAKLLLDSPDLLLLDEPTNHLDVEGVDWLARHLASRRGTLVVITHDRWFLDAVCTATWEVSDGAVHQYEGGYAAYVLARAERDRQAAAREDRRQQLMRKELAWLRRGPPARTSKPKFRIEAANALIADEPPARDGVELLRFASQRLGDKVLEAEDVSLAYGDRVLLRGATWRLGPGDRVALVGVNGSGKTTLVNLLSGALEPTDGQVIRGATVKLAHLSQDAVELPGHLRVIEALEEVRGRTTTADGQELTAGKLAERFGFKGEKGRTLVRDLSGGERRRLQLMRLLMDEPNVLLLDEPTNDLDIDTLTALEDLLDRWPGTLVVVSHDRYFVERVTDDVYALGTNGRVRHLPGGIDQYVEQRRLAAEGAKDVASAARAGAPAQKPGLSGGEARTARKEVARLERAIEKLETREAQLHEDMAQAATDFDRLRGLQEELTTLTAEKEELEASWMELSEQLEG, from the coding sequence ATGCCGCCGCCCGCCCGCAACCTCGTCAACCTCAAGGACGTCCGCAAGGGCTACGGCTCGCGGACCGTGCTCGACGGCGTCACGCTCGGCGTCGCCGAGGGCGAGCGGATCGGGATCGTCGGGCGCAACGGCGACGGCAAGTCGACGCTGCTGAAGCTGCTCGCCGGGATCGAGGAGCCGGACGCCGGCCAGCTCACCCGCACCGGCGGGGTCAGCACGAGCGTGATCGCCCAGGCCGACGAGCTCGACGGCACCAAGACGATCCGCGAGGAGCTCGTCGGCGGCCGCGCCGACCACGAGTGGATGGGCGACGCCCGCTTCCGCGACGTGCTCGACGGCCTGCTCGGCGGCGTCGCGATCACCCGGTTCCCGCAGGGCCTCGACACGGTCATCGGCCCGCTCAGCGGCGGCGAGCGCCGGCGCATCGGCCTCGCGAAGCTGCTGCTCGACAGCCCCGACCTGCTGCTGCTCGACGAGCCGACGAACCACCTCGACGTCGAGGGCGTCGACTGGCTGGCCCGGCACCTCGCCTCCCGCCGCGGCACGCTCGTGGTGATCACCCACGACCGCTGGTTCCTCGACGCGGTCTGCACCGCCACCTGGGAGGTCTCCGACGGGGCCGTCCACCAGTACGAGGGCGGCTACGCCGCGTACGTGCTGGCCCGGGCCGAGCGCGACCGGCAGGCCGCCGCCCGCGAGGACCGTCGCCAGCAGCTCATGCGCAAGGAGCTCGCCTGGCTGCGCCGCGGCCCGCCCGCGCGGACGAGCAAGCCGAAGTTCCGCATCGAGGCCGCGAACGCCCTGATCGCCGACGAGCCCCCGGCCCGTGACGGCGTCGAGCTGCTGCGGTTCGCCTCGCAGCGGCTGGGCGACAAGGTCCTGGAGGCGGAGGACGTCTCGCTCGCGTACGGCGACCGCGTCCTGCTGCGCGGCGCGACCTGGCGGCTCGGGCCCGGCGACCGCGTCGCGCTCGTCGGCGTCAACGGCTCGGGCAAGACGACGCTCGTCAACCTGCTCAGCGGCGCCCTGGAGCCGACCGACGGGCAGGTGATCCGGGGCGCGACCGTCAAGCTCGCCCACCTCTCCCAGGACGCCGTCGAGCTGCCCGGTCATCTCCGCGTGATCGAGGCGCTCGAGGAGGTCCGGGGCCGCACGACGACCGCCGACGGCCAGGAGCTCACCGCCGGGAAGCTCGCCGAGCGGTTCGGCTTCAAGGGCGAGAAGGGCCGCACGCTCGTGCGCGACCTCAGCGGCGGCGAGCGTCGCCGCCTGCAGCTCATGCGCCTGCTGATGGACGAGCCCAACGTGCTGCTGCTGGACGAGCCGACGAACGACCTGGACATCGACACGCTCACGGCGCTCGAGGACCTGCTGGACCGCTGGCCCGGCACGCTCGTCGTGGTCAGCCACGACCGCTACTTCGTCGAGCGGGTCACCGACGACGTCTACGCGCTCGGCACCAACGGCCGCGTCCGTCACCTGCCGGGCGGCATCGACCAGTACGTCGAGCAGCGCCGCCTCGCGGCGGAGGGCGCGAAGGACGTGGCCTCCGCCGCCCGGGCCGGCGCTCCCGCGCAGAAGCCCGGCCTCTCCGGCGGCGAGGCGCGCACGGCGCGCAAGGAGGTCGCCCGGCTCGAGCGCGCGATCGAGAAGCTCGAGACCCGTGAGGCGCAGCTGCACGAGGACATGGCGCAGGCGGCGACGGACTTCGACCGCCTCCGCGGCCTGCAGGAGGAGCTCACCACCCTGACGGCGGAGAAGGAGGAGCTGGAGGCCTCCTGGATGGAGCTCTCCGAGCAGCTCGAGGGGTGA
- a CDS encoding histone deacetylase family protein: MLRVWTHADHPFPLPERHRYPLAKYALLRDAVLAHGLATRADTPAEISWEALLRVHDRAFLERMRTGALDRRESRVLGLPWSPELVERARRGTRGTLRAARDALDGQTIGVMLGGGTHHAGRASARGYCLFNDLAVTTTELRREGRLRRVLVVDCDVHQGDGTAELLTPDPEAYTLSLQCERNYPFTRIPSDLDVELPTGTGDDLYLSSLERALAIAVRESRPEIVLYLAGADPWEGDDLGRLSLTKAGLLARDELVLDAALAAGVPVVVTLAGGYPPDVHDGVEINLATVRAAAARARPLPSP; encoded by the coding sequence GTGCTGCGGGTGTGGACCCACGCCGATCACCCGTTCCCGCTCCCGGAGCGCCACCGCTACCCGCTCGCGAAGTACGCGCTGCTGCGCGACGCGGTGCTGGCGCACGGCCTCGCGACGCGCGCGGACACCCCCGCGGAGATCTCCTGGGAGGCGCTGCTGCGCGTGCACGACCGCGCGTTCCTTGAGCGGATGCGCACCGGCGCGCTGGACCGCCGCGAGTCGCGCGTGCTCGGGCTGCCGTGGTCGCCGGAGCTCGTCGAGCGCGCCCGGCGCGGGACACGCGGCACGCTGCGCGCGGCCCGCGACGCGCTGGACGGCCAGACGATCGGCGTCATGCTCGGCGGCGGCACGCACCACGCGGGCCGCGCGAGCGCGCGGGGCTACTGCCTGTTCAACGACCTCGCGGTGACGACGACCGAGCTGCGTCGCGAGGGGCGCCTGCGGCGCGTCCTCGTCGTCGACTGCGACGTGCACCAGGGCGACGGCACCGCCGAGCTGCTCACCCCCGACCCGGAGGCGTACACGCTCAGCCTCCAGTGCGAGCGCAACTACCCGTTCACGCGGATCCCCAGCGACCTCGACGTCGAGCTGCCCACCGGGACCGGCGACGACCTCTACCTCAGCTCGCTGGAGCGGGCGCTGGCGATCGCGGTGCGCGAGTCGCGCCCCGAGATCGTCCTCTACCTCGCCGGCGCCGACCCGTGGGAGGGCGACGACCTCGGGCGCCTGTCGCTCACCAAGGCCGGGCTGCTTGCGCGCGACGAGCTCGTCCTCGACGCGGCGCTGGCCGCCGGGGTCCCGGTCGTCGTCACGCTCGCCGGCGGCTACCCGCCCGACGTGCACGACGGCGTGGAGATCAACCTCGCCACCGTCCGTGCGGCGGCGGCACGGGCGCGCCCGCTGCCCTCGCCGTAG
- a CDS encoding SDR family oxidoreductase, producing MSYVVTGATGFIGRHLVAELLANRKGDVHVLVRSGSKKKLAALMEGWGPQAAKRVKPVVGDLAKPRLGVSKKWIAEHQGKIGHVFHLAAIYDMTADDATNELLNTGGTRHAVEFANAVGAGIFHHTSSVAAAGAHRGLFREDMFDEGQKLPSAYHRTKFESEKIARTETEIPFRVYRPAVVVGHSQTGEMDKIDGPYYFFKLIQKLRDAMPPWLPLVGPELGHTNIVPVDFVAKAMDHIAHQKGLDGQAFHLTAPKSIRSGEVLNIFARTAHAPQFAIRVDKKLTDALPKGTISMLLKLPALKGIRDGILKDVGIPPEVVEHVGFSCQFDTRDTERALKGSGIAVPPLEDYADVLWQYYERHLDPELFKDRSFEAAVRGKIVMITGASSGIGEEAARKFAAAGAIPLLVARSLDKLEALRDDLVRAGGTAHVYSADLTSLDSIEDLAQRALADHGRVDILVNNAGRSIRRSINLSHDRFHDFERTMQLNYFGAIKLVMCLLPSMQENRFGQVINVSSIGVQTSPPRFSAYIASKSALDGWTRVVSSEVIGDNVHFTTIHMPLVRTPMIAPTKMYDSFPTISPSEAADMICEAARSRPKQINTKLGTAGEVLYALAPKVSDQILHMAYKVFPDSAAARGEKDESEKASIEQVAMATVMKGVHW from the coding sequence ATGTCGTACGTCGTGACGGGCGCGACCGGGTTCATCGGTCGGCACCTGGTGGCCGAGCTGCTGGCCAACCGCAAGGGGGACGTCCACGTCCTCGTGCGCAGCGGGTCGAAGAAGAAGCTCGCCGCGCTGATGGAGGGCTGGGGTCCGCAGGCGGCCAAGCGCGTCAAGCCGGTCGTGGGCGACCTGGCGAAGCCGCGGCTGGGCGTGTCGAAGAAGTGGATCGCCGAGCACCAGGGGAAGATCGGGCACGTCTTCCACCTCGCGGCCATCTACGACATGACCGCCGACGACGCGACGAACGAGCTGCTGAACACGGGCGGCACGCGGCACGCGGTCGAGTTCGCCAACGCGGTCGGCGCCGGGATCTTCCACCACACCTCCAGCGTCGCGGCGGCGGGCGCGCACCGCGGCCTGTTCCGCGAGGACATGTTCGACGAGGGGCAGAAGCTCCCGTCCGCCTACCACCGCACGAAGTTCGAGAGCGAGAAGATCGCCCGGACCGAGACCGAGATCCCGTTCCGGGTCTACCGGCCCGCCGTCGTCGTCGGCCACTCGCAGACCGGCGAGATGGACAAGATCGACGGCCCGTACTACTTCTTCAAGCTGATCCAGAAGCTCCGCGACGCGATGCCGCCGTGGCTGCCCCTGGTCGGCCCGGAGCTCGGGCACACGAACATCGTGCCGGTCGACTTCGTCGCGAAGGCGATGGACCACATCGCCCACCAGAAGGGCCTCGACGGCCAGGCGTTCCACCTGACGGCGCCGAAGTCGATCCGCTCCGGCGAGGTGCTGAACATCTTCGCGCGCACCGCGCACGCCCCGCAGTTCGCGATCCGCGTCGACAAGAAGCTCACCGACGCGCTGCCCAAGGGCACGATCTCGATGCTGCTGAAGCTCCCGGCCCTCAAGGGCATCCGCGACGGCATCCTCAAGGACGTCGGGATCCCGCCGGAGGTCGTCGAGCACGTCGGCTTCAGCTGCCAGTTCGACACGCGCGACACCGAGCGGGCGCTGAAGGGCTCCGGGATCGCCGTGCCGCCGCTGGAGGACTACGCGGACGTGCTGTGGCAGTACTACGAGCGCCACCTCGACCCCGAGCTGTTCAAGGACCGCTCCTTCGAGGCCGCGGTCCGGGGGAAGATCGTGATGATCACCGGCGCCTCGTCGGGGATCGGCGAGGAGGCCGCGCGCAAGTTCGCGGCCGCGGGCGCGATCCCGCTGCTCGTCGCGCGGTCGCTCGACAAGCTCGAGGCGCTGCGCGACGACCTCGTGCGGGCCGGTGGCACCGCCCACGTCTACAGCGCGGACCTGACGAGCCTCGACTCGATCGAGGACCTCGCGCAGCGCGCGCTGGCCGACCACGGCCGCGTCGACATCCTCGTGAACAACGCGGGCCGGTCGATCCGCCGCTCGATCAACCTCTCGCACGACCGCTTCCACGACTTCGAGCGGACGATGCAGCTGAACTACTTCGGCGCGATCAAGCTCGTCATGTGCCTGCTGCCGTCGATGCAGGAGAACCGCTTCGGCCAGGTCATCAACGTCAGCTCGATCGGCGTGCAGACCTCTCCCCCGCGCTTCAGCGCGTACATCGCGTCGAAGAGCGCGCTGGACGGATGGACGCGCGTGGTGTCCTCCGAGGTCATCGGCGACAACGTGCACTTCACGACGATCCACATGCCGCTCGTGCGGACGCCGATGATCGCCCCGACGAAGATGTACGACTCGTTCCCGACGATCAGCCCGTCGGAGGCGGCGGACATGATCTGCGAGGCGGCGCGCTCCCGGCCCAAGCAGATCAACACGAAGCTCGGGACGGCGGGCGAGGTCCTCTACGCGCTCGCCCCGAAGGTCTCCGACCAGATCCTCCACATGGCCTACAAGGTCTTCCCCGACTCTGCGGCCGCGCGCGGCGAGAAGGACGAGAGCGAGAAGGCGAGCATCGAGCAGGTCGCGATGGCGACGGTCATGAAGGGCGTCCACTGGTGA
- a CDS encoding enoyl-CoA hydratase/isomerase family protein has product MSSLARERLGAGIEILRLDRPEVRNALDRATLRELLAALAELEADPALRVVVVSTTATRALCAGADVGEQLTPAEGVERMELFAEVYARFEALPVPTVAVCVGNVVGAGAELAAGCDLRVGGDNLKLAWAGARLGVPVGPARLAPLVGLSVAKDLVFTGRVVGMEEAARLHLLHRTAPEAQAEAAAIELAEQLVANDADGLRTLKAMFREYEALPLPERVARENARLVAFQRDGGGLPQAPRG; this is encoded by the coding sequence ATGTCGTCGCTCGCCAGAGAACGCCTCGGCGCCGGGATCGAGATCCTGCGCCTGGACCGCCCCGAGGTCCGCAACGCGCTCGACCGCGCGACGCTGCGGGAGCTGCTCGCGGCGCTCGCCGAGCTGGAGGCCGATCCGGCCCTCCGGGTCGTCGTCGTGTCGACCACCGCGACCCGCGCGCTGTGCGCCGGCGCGGACGTCGGCGAGCAGCTCACGCCCGCCGAGGGCGTCGAGCGGATGGAGCTGTTCGCCGAGGTCTACGCGCGGTTCGAGGCGCTCCCGGTCCCGACCGTCGCGGTGTGCGTCGGCAACGTCGTCGGGGCGGGCGCCGAGCTCGCCGCCGGCTGCGACCTGCGCGTCGGTGGCGACAACCTGAAGCTCGCGTGGGCGGGCGCGCGCCTCGGCGTGCCGGTCGGTCCGGCGCGGCTCGCGCCGCTCGTCGGCCTGTCGGTCGCGAAGGACCTCGTCTTCACCGGGCGCGTCGTCGGCATGGAGGAGGCGGCCCGCCTGCACCTGCTGCACCGCACCGCGCCCGAGGCGCAGGCCGAGGCCGCGGCGATCGAGCTCGCCGAGCAGCTCGTCGCCAACGACGCGGACGGCCTGCGCACGCTGAAGGCGATGTTCCGCGAGTACGAGGCGCTGCCGCTGCCCGAGCGCGTCGCGCGCGAGAACGCGCGCCTGGTCGCGTTCCAGCGCGACGGCGGCGGCCTGCCGCAGGCCCCGCGCGGCTGA
- a CDS encoding isocitrate lyase/PEP mutase family protein: MSDLAALADTLRAAHRPGDPLVVVNVWDGWSARTVAATPGCEALATASHSIAEARGYADGEQIPVEEMLAAVSVIASATDLPVTADLESGYGDTGSTVAAAIAVGVVGANLEDKAEGIDEHVARVMAARAAGDAAGVGFVINARTDEYLKGDGVRARAMDAGVAYLEAGADCVFVPGVRDAQTIGMLAQAFEGRLSVVAGPASPSLAELASLGVARVSFGPGTMGLAAQALSDAATTLHARGAYPQALAFRPPAP, encoded by the coding sequence ATGTCCGATCTCGCCGCCCTCGCCGACACCCTCCGCGCCGCGCACCGCCCCGGCGACCCGCTGGTCGTCGTCAACGTCTGGGACGGGTGGAGCGCCCGGACCGTCGCCGCGACGCCCGGCTGCGAGGCGCTCGCGACCGCGTCGCACTCGATCGCGGAGGCGCGCGGCTACGCCGACGGGGAGCAGATCCCGGTCGAGGAGATGCTCGCCGCGGTGTCGGTGATCGCGTCCGCGACCGACCTGCCCGTCACCGCCGACCTCGAGTCCGGCTACGGGGACACCGGCTCGACCGTCGCCGCCGCGATCGCCGTGGGCGTCGTCGGCGCGAACCTCGAGGACAAGGCGGAGGGGATCGACGAGCACGTCGCCCGCGTGATGGCCGCCCGGGCCGCGGGCGACGCCGCCGGGGTCGGATTCGTGATCAACGCGCGGACGGACGAGTACCTCAAGGGCGACGGGGTCCGGGCCCGCGCGATGGACGCGGGGGTCGCGTACCTCGAGGCGGGCGCGGACTGCGTCTTCGTGCCCGGCGTCCGCGACGCGCAGACGATCGGGATGCTCGCGCAGGCGTTCGAGGGGCGGCTGTCGGTCGTCGCGGGCCCGGCGTCCCCGTCGCTGGCCGAGCTCGCGTCGCTGGGGGTCGCGCGCGTGTCGTTCGGCCCGGGGACCATGGGGCTCGCCGCGCAGGCGCTGAGCGACGCGGCCACCACGCTGCACGCGCGCGGCGCCTACCCGCAGGCCCTGGCGTTCCGCCCGCCGGCACCCTGA
- a CDS encoding zinc-binding dehydrogenase, translating to MRAVVCQNAELTVEELPDPVPQRGQVRLEVLRCGICGSDLHARHGIDDWADMTAACGYDRFGRSDQQVVFGHEFCGAVAEYGPKTKADVPAGTPVVAFPLLRAGGAGGGVDTLGLSQHAPGAYAEQVLVERSLMLPVPNGLDVEVAALTEPMAVAYHAVRRGEVGKGQVAIVIGCGPVGLGVILMLKARGVRTVVASDYSPGRRALASRCGADVVVDPRETDPFAAAPSKDHLTTIPEALELAVGATEKLSKLPFGPWPGFRLAEKLGIEPKHPVIFECVGVPGVIDQLVSSAPMYSRVVVVGVCVGTDQITPAMAINKEVDLRFVIGYTPLEFRDTLHLLADGKVDPRPLLSATVGLEGVDAAFTALADPEAFAKILVDPRSDAAEPVAP from the coding sequence ATGCGCGCCGTCGTCTGCCAGAACGCCGAGCTCACCGTCGAGGAGCTGCCCGATCCCGTCCCGCAGCGCGGGCAGGTCCGCCTGGAGGTCCTGCGCTGCGGCATCTGCGGCTCGGACCTGCACGCGCGGCACGGGATCGACGACTGGGCCGACATGACCGCGGCGTGCGGGTACGACCGCTTCGGCCGCTCCGACCAGCAGGTCGTGTTCGGCCACGAGTTCTGCGGCGCGGTCGCCGAGTACGGCCCGAAGACCAAGGCCGACGTCCCCGCGGGAACGCCGGTCGTGGCGTTCCCGCTGCTGCGCGCGGGCGGGGCCGGCGGCGGCGTCGACACCCTGGGCCTCTCCCAGCACGCCCCCGGCGCCTACGCGGAGCAGGTGCTCGTCGAGCGGTCCCTGATGCTCCCGGTCCCCAACGGGCTGGACGTCGAGGTCGCCGCGTTGACCGAGCCGATGGCCGTCGCCTACCACGCGGTCCGCCGCGGCGAGGTCGGCAAGGGGCAGGTCGCGATCGTGATCGGCTGCGGTCCCGTCGGCCTCGGGGTCATCCTCATGCTCAAGGCGCGCGGGGTGCGCACCGTCGTCGCCAGCGACTACTCGCCGGGCCGGCGTGCGCTCGCCAGCCGCTGCGGCGCGGACGTCGTCGTCGACCCGCGCGAGACGGACCCGTTCGCCGCGGCTCCGTCCAAGGACCACCTCACCACGATCCCCGAGGCGCTCGAGCTCGCCGTCGGCGCGACCGAGAAGCTCTCGAAGCTGCCGTTCGGCCCCTGGCCCGGCTTCCGCCTCGCCGAGAAGCTCGGCATCGAGCCCAAGCACCCGGTGATCTTCGAGTGCGTCGGCGTCCCCGGCGTCATCGATCAGCTCGTCTCCAGCGCTCCGATGTACTCGCGCGTCGTGGTCGTCGGCGTCTGCGTCGGCACGGACCAGATCACCCCGGCGATGGCGATCAACAAGGAGGTCGACCTGCGGTTCGTCATCGGCTACACGCCGCTGGAGTTCCGCGACACCCTCCACCTGCTCGCCGACGGGAAGGTCGACCCCCGGCCGCTGCTGTCCGCGACGGTCGGCCTCGAGGGCGTCGACGCCGCGTTCACCGCGCTCGCCGACCCGGAGGCGTTCGCGAAGATCCTCGTCGACCCGCGCAGCGACGCCGCCGAGCCCGTCGCGCCCTGA
- a CDS encoding MSMEG_1061 family FMN-dependent PPOX-type flavoprotein, producing MPAFQELITSEEGLRELVPPPPATRLSRSKELRELDEHARAWIAASPLVLVASADADGRCDVSPRGGPAGWARVLDDHRIALPDAPGNGRIDTLRNVVQTGRAGLLFVVPGRRDVLRVNGSACVTRDPEALEGIPGSPRLALGVVAEEVFFHCAKALLRSGVWDPDGWPAPDALAPFSVVLRDHAARNGNDVDLDDAEAQIVESLATRMW from the coding sequence ATGCCCGCCTTCCAGGAGCTGATCACGTCGGAGGAGGGGCTGCGCGAGCTCGTGCCCCCGCCGCCGGCGACGCGGCTGTCGCGGTCCAAGGAGCTGCGCGAGCTCGACGAGCACGCGCGCGCGTGGATCGCCGCGTCGCCGCTGGTGCTCGTCGCGAGCGCCGACGCGGACGGGCGCTGCGACGTGTCGCCCCGGGGCGGCCCGGCGGGCTGGGCGCGGGTGCTGGACGACCACCGGATCGCGCTGCCGGACGCTCCCGGCAACGGCCGGATCGACACGCTGCGCAACGTCGTGCAGACCGGTCGCGCGGGACTGCTGTTCGTGGTCCCCGGCCGCCGCGACGTGCTGCGGGTCAACGGGTCGGCGTGCGTGACGCGGGACCCGGAGGCGCTGGAGGGGATCCCGGGCTCCCCGCGGCTGGCGCTCGGCGTCGTCGCCGAGGAGGTGTTCTTCCACTGCGCGAAGGCGCTGCTGCGCAGCGGCGTCTGGGACCCGGACGGCTGGCCGGCGCCGGACGCGCTGGCGCCGTTCTCGGTGGTGCTGCGCGACCATGCGGCGCGCAACGGCAACGACGTGGACCTCGACGATGCCGAGGCCCAGATCGTGGAGTCGCTCGCGACCCGGATGTGGTGA